Proteins co-encoded in one Bremerella sp. TYQ1 genomic window:
- a CDS encoding GntR family transcriptional regulator: MLGAIMVERQCMSDEIRNALAKRIYEGILKPNERLTELGIAKEFGTSQTPVREALRELEAMRLVHSEPYKGTRVREITPREMAEAYSVRAILEQRAAELAAPYFQGNTIALEETVQQICKSANHGDVDAYAQGNLEFHRSIVVASGNLVLLQSWDALRFEARIRVNLFRKENAIVARAEEHHPIVAALATGDGLEAGRLLREHSESFADAWAEEDETSENQSSPSCSIESPS; this comes from the coding sequence ATGCTTGGAGCCATTATGGTCGAACGTCAATGTATGAGCGATGAGATCCGAAATGCTTTGGCTAAAAGGATTTATGAAGGAATACTTAAGCCTAACGAGCGTTTGACTGAGTTAGGTATCGCGAAGGAATTCGGAACAAGCCAAACCCCAGTACGCGAGGCATTGCGAGAACTCGAGGCGATGCGACTCGTTCATTCAGAGCCTTATAAAGGTACTCGTGTGCGTGAAATTACACCTCGGGAAATGGCTGAAGCGTATTCCGTTCGCGCAATTCTTGAACAGCGAGCAGCTGAACTTGCCGCGCCCTATTTTCAGGGCAATACGATCGCCTTAGAGGAGACCGTTCAGCAAATCTGCAAGTCGGCGAATCATGGCGATGTCGATGCTTACGCCCAAGGTAATCTTGAATTCCATCGAAGTATTGTTGTTGCTTCTGGAAATCTTGTTTTGTTGCAAAGCTGGGATGCTCTTCGATTTGAAGCTCGAATCCGCGTGAATTTGTTTCGGAAAGAGAATGCCATCGTTGCCCGTGCAGAAGAGCATCATCCTATCGTCGCTGCTTTAGCGACGGGCGACGGCCTGGAAGCAGGCAGATTGCTTCGCGAGCATTCCGAGTCATTCGCGGATGCTTGGGCGGAAGAAGACGAGACCTCAGAAAATCAATCCTCCCCATCATGTTCGATCGAGTCGCCTTCGTAA
- a CDS encoding hybrid sensor histidine kinase/response regulator: MKLHFLIIDDSTEDRNAVISALRKDVNVRYRFTEACTGNDGLEKINALKSEIDLVVLDYRLPDMDAKRFVELLLAKHSIPPVPIVLVTGSVDANHLNDATILERGVQDFFGKSQITEDILPRITHNAIERHKLLRKVVESEQKAEKAMMLAEQANRSKSQFLTSLSHELRTPLTAIIGFAEILQNDLGVNDAPKMLGMIANSGQHLLELLNDLLDIAKVEAGTLEVESVPTDICRLIDSVCELLKYRATDGGLDFHWDLPSDCPVMANIDPVRLRQILINLIGNAIKFTDRGSVECRAKYDHQSEKLLIRVIDSGPGIPEDVVDRIFTPFNQGPASSEKKRLGMGLGLAISRQLADMMGGSLELEETSPTGSVFSLELHAPECEASEDSQQDESSSHSGEDGDWSRRSILIAEDVEANRYLLKKVFERLGVSPDFAVDGKNACDQVITRKESGSPYDLIIMDMQMPVMDGYEAASSLKSMGIETPIIALTAGALSNDIERCLAVGCEQVLIKPISFSQLKTLFASYFD; this comes from the coding sequence TTGAAACTTCATTTTCTCATTATCGACGATTCGACCGAGGATCGAAACGCCGTTATCTCTGCGTTGCGAAAGGATGTGAATGTTCGATACCGATTCACCGAAGCGTGCACAGGCAACGATGGCCTGGAAAAAATCAACGCCTTAAAATCGGAGATCGACCTAGTTGTTCTCGATTATCGCTTGCCTGATATGGACGCGAAACGGTTCGTTGAGCTGCTGCTGGCCAAGCACAGTATTCCGCCTGTGCCCATTGTCTTAGTCACGGGAAGTGTTGACGCAAACCATCTCAACGACGCGACCATTCTTGAACGGGGTGTACAAGATTTCTTCGGCAAGTCGCAAATTACTGAAGACATTTTACCGAGAATTACGCACAACGCGATCGAACGCCACAAGCTACTGCGTAAAGTCGTTGAAAGTGAGCAGAAGGCAGAAAAAGCGATGATGCTTGCTGAACAAGCTAATCGCTCGAAGTCTCAGTTTCTAACGTCACTTAGTCACGAATTGCGAACTCCTCTGACGGCGATCATTGGATTTGCTGAGATCCTTCAGAATGATTTGGGAGTTAACGACGCTCCTAAGATGTTGGGAATGATCGCCAACAGCGGCCAACACTTGTTGGAACTGCTTAACGATCTTCTCGATATTGCCAAAGTCGAAGCTGGTACTCTGGAGGTCGAGTCGGTACCTACCGATATTTGTCGTCTAATCGATTCGGTTTGTGAGTTACTTAAGTACCGAGCGACCGATGGAGGGCTCGATTTTCATTGGGACCTTCCAAGTGATTGCCCAGTGATGGCGAACATTGATCCGGTCCGACTCCGACAGATACTAATTAACCTGATTGGCAATGCGATCAAGTTTACCGACCGCGGTAGCGTCGAGTGTCGAGCTAAGTATGACCACCAATCAGAGAAGTTGCTGATTCGTGTCATCGATTCCGGGCCAGGGATCCCGGAGGATGTCGTTGATCGTATCTTTACTCCATTCAACCAAGGGCCTGCTAGTAGTGAGAAGAAACGTCTCGGTATGGGACTAGGTCTGGCGATTAGCCGTCAATTGGCTGATATGATGGGTGGCTCTCTCGAGCTTGAAGAGACTTCACCGACTGGGTCGGTCTTTAGTCTAGAGCTTCATGCGCCTGAATGTGAAGCATCTGAAGATTCTCAGCAAGACGAATCATCGAGTCATAGTGGAGAAGATGGTGATTGGAGTCGTCGATCTATCTTGATTGCCGAAGACGTTGAGGCTAATCGATACCTTTTGAAGAAAGTCTTTGAGAGACTCGGCGTTTCTCCAGATTTCGCTGTGGATGGAAAAAATGCGTGTGATCAGGTCATTACACGCAAGGAGTCAGGTAGCCCGTATGACTTGATCATCATGGACATGCAAATGCCAGTTATGGATGGTTATGAAGCAGCTTCCTCACTGAAATCCATGGGGATCGAAACGCCAATCATTGCCCTGACCGCAGGGGCGCTGAGCAACGACATCGAACGCTGCCTTGCTGTCGGTTGCGAGCAGGTTTTAATTAAGCCGATTAGCTTCTCTCAGCTGAAAACACTCTTTGCAAGTTACTTCGACTAG
- a CDS encoding efflux RND transporter permease subunit yields MLIAIAGAISIRRMETDIFPEINIPVVAIIWSYQGIPPDEMETRIVGSFERVLFATVSDIEHVESQSLNGISVVKVFLQEGASIDAAISQIVATSQQSLKSMPPGIFPPLVMRYNAANVPIVQASIGSNSLTEQQLYDLATNSMRPGLAPVRGAQMTWPYGGKVRQIMIDIDPDKLHAWGISAREVSQAINAQNLILPAGSVKIGAHEMNVRLNGSPEAVEAIGDLPIRSVGSRTVFVRDVASVRDGFAPQTNIVHVDGKRGVLQPILKSSGSTLDIVQGVRDRLPAVLATLPEEMKVTLLADQSVFVRHAVEGVLVEAGIAAGLTGAMILLFLGSWRSTLIIVISIPLAILASITILGALGHSLNVMTLGGLALAVGILVDDATVEIENIHRNLHLGKGLTTAILEGAQQIAMPAMVSTLCICIVFLPVGFITGAARALFVPMALAVVFAMFASYLLSRTLVPTMSRYLLVAEMKQHSSENEQRSLGVFRWVHERFNALFDKMKDSYGVGLSWMLAHRVVVLLLFAGFTTGSFLLIPAIGQDFFPSVDSGQIRLHVRAPAGTRVEETERYFAKVVDTIYEVIPADEIESVIDNIGIPNSGINLALSDGTLMSSADGEVLISLAHHHASTDAYKKSLRTKLQGRFPELTFFYKPPDIISQVLNFGLSAPIDVQLVGPRRNQKENFKIASQLRDRIQQIPGASDVRIHQVPFAPELRIETDRTLLSQMGISQYDVANDVLVSLSSSKQASPNYWLDPKKGIQYPLVVQSPQRQVDSLSAISGTPIVANQEDTDSQLLGNLSELKRDVGPTNVTHYNVAPSIDVLANVEGTDLGSVAAEIDAVVADFQSQLPRGTTIKIRGQVESMRTSFSALSFGVLFSIVLVYLLMVVNFQSWIDPLIVLMALPGALSGIVWMLFVTQTTLSVPSLMGTIMCIGVATANSILVVTFANDQRQLGKNAYDAAWAAGVTRLRPVLMTAGAMILGMLPMSLGIGEGGEQNAPLGRAVIGGLLMATLATLVFVPLIYSLLRKRPPKSQVEMDMLVDP; encoded by the coding sequence ATGCTGATTGCGATTGCAGGAGCAATCTCAATACGGCGGATGGAAACCGATATCTTTCCGGAGATCAATATTCCGGTCGTTGCCATCATCTGGAGCTATCAAGGGATACCTCCTGATGAAATGGAAACCCGCATCGTTGGAAGCTTTGAACGAGTCTTATTTGCTACTGTCAGTGACATCGAACATGTTGAAAGTCAGTCGCTAAACGGGATTAGTGTTGTCAAAGTCTTTCTGCAAGAAGGGGCTAGTATCGATGCCGCGATTTCACAAATCGTTGCCACATCGCAGCAATCGTTAAAGTCAATGCCACCAGGCATTTTTCCGCCTCTGGTGATGCGATACAACGCAGCCAATGTGCCGATTGTTCAGGCATCGATTGGTAGTAATAGCCTGACGGAACAACAGCTATACGATTTGGCCACCAATTCAATGCGACCCGGACTCGCTCCTGTTCGGGGCGCCCAGATGACATGGCCCTATGGCGGTAAAGTTCGCCAGATCATGATCGACATCGATCCAGACAAGCTTCACGCTTGGGGAATCTCCGCGAGAGAGGTGTCTCAGGCCATCAATGCACAGAACCTGATCTTACCTGCAGGATCGGTCAAGATTGGTGCCCACGAGATGAACGTTCGACTCAATGGAAGTCCCGAAGCAGTTGAAGCCATTGGAGATTTACCAATTCGGTCAGTAGGTAGTCGCACGGTTTTTGTCCGTGATGTGGCGTCAGTACGAGATGGCTTTGCTCCGCAAACGAATATCGTTCACGTTGATGGCAAGCGGGGCGTGTTACAACCCATTCTCAAGTCCAGCGGTTCAACACTTGATATCGTTCAAGGCGTACGAGACCGTCTTCCTGCCGTCTTGGCGACGTTGCCTGAGGAGATGAAAGTTACGCTGCTGGCGGATCAGTCCGTTTTTGTTCGGCATGCCGTTGAAGGTGTGCTGGTAGAGGCTGGAATTGCCGCTGGTTTGACGGGCGCCATGATTCTGCTCTTCCTGGGATCTTGGCGAAGCACTTTGATTATTGTGATCTCCATTCCATTAGCGATTCTGGCAAGCATTACCATACTTGGTGCTCTTGGACATTCGTTGAATGTCATGACGCTTGGCGGATTGGCTCTTGCAGTCGGTATTTTGGTGGATGATGCCACCGTTGAGATTGAAAACATTCATCGTAACCTTCACCTAGGCAAGGGACTGACGACGGCCATTTTGGAAGGAGCACAACAGATCGCGATGCCAGCCATGGTTTCCACGTTGTGCATATGCATCGTGTTTCTGCCTGTCGGATTCATCACAGGAGCGGCCCGTGCACTGTTCGTCCCTATGGCACTTGCGGTCGTGTTTGCCATGTTTGCCAGTTACCTGCTAAGTCGAACTCTTGTACCGACGATGTCCCGCTACTTGCTTGTGGCCGAGATGAAGCAACATTCAAGCGAAAACGAGCAACGTAGCTTAGGCGTCTTTCGTTGGGTCCATGAAAGATTCAACGCTCTATTCGACAAGATGAAGGATAGCTACGGTGTTGGGCTATCTTGGATGCTGGCTCACCGCGTAGTTGTCCTACTTCTGTTTGCTGGCTTTACGACAGGTTCCTTTCTGCTGATTCCAGCAATAGGACAAGATTTTTTTCCCTCGGTAGATTCGGGACAGATTCGTTTGCACGTTCGCGCTCCCGCAGGAACACGGGTTGAGGAGACCGAACGCTACTTTGCGAAAGTCGTGGATACGATTTATGAAGTCATACCTGCCGATGAAATCGAGTCTGTAATTGACAATATCGGAATTCCCAACAGTGGTATCAACCTGGCGTTAAGTGACGGAACGCTTATGTCCTCTGCGGATGGTGAGGTTTTAATTTCGCTCGCCCATCATCACGCTTCCACCGATGCCTACAAAAAGAGCTTGAGAACAAAATTACAAGGTCGCTTCCCAGAACTGACGTTCTTCTACAAACCGCCTGACATTATCTCCCAGGTACTCAATTTCGGCTTGTCCGCGCCGATCGATGTGCAATTAGTCGGCCCGCGTCGCAACCAAAAAGAGAATTTTAAGATCGCAAGTCAGCTTCGGGATCGGATTCAACAAATACCGGGAGCATCGGACGTTCGGATTCATCAAGTGCCGTTCGCACCGGAACTGCGTATCGAAACCGATCGGACGCTACTCAGTCAAATGGGCATCTCGCAGTATGACGTTGCAAACGATGTGCTTGTCTCATTGAGTTCTAGTAAACAGGCATCACCTAACTACTGGCTCGACCCAAAGAAGGGAATTCAGTATCCGTTGGTTGTTCAGTCACCTCAACGTCAAGTCGATTCGCTTTCGGCCATTTCAGGTACACCCATTGTTGCCAATCAGGAAGATACCGATTCGCAACTCTTGGGAAACCTTTCCGAACTGAAGCGGGATGTCGGTCCAACCAACGTAACGCACTATAACGTCGCGCCAAGTATCGATGTGCTTGCAAATGTCGAAGGAACGGATCTGGGCAGCGTTGCTGCAGAGATAGACGCTGTGGTTGCTGATTTTCAGAGTCAATTGCCTCGTGGGACAACGATCAAAATACGGGGGCAAGTGGAAAGCATGCGAACGTCATTCTCTGCATTGTCGTTTGGTGTTCTTTTTTCAATCGTCCTTGTCTACTTGTTAATGGTTGTGAACTTTCAATCTTGGATTGATCCACTCATTGTGTTGATGGCGTTGCCTGGGGCGTTGAGTGGAATCGTGTGGATGCTCTTTGTTACACAGACGACGCTCAGCGTGCCATCCCTTATGGGCACAATCATGTGTATTGGTGTCGCCACCGCAAACTCTATCCTGGTAGTGACGTTCGCCAACGATCAGCGACAACTCGGTAAGAATGCATACGACGCAGCATGGGCCGCAGGCGTTACGAGATTGCGCCCGGTCTTGATGACGGCCGGGGCAATGATCTTGGGGATGTTGCCTATGTCGCTAGGAATTGGAGAAGGTGGCGAACAAAACGCACCCTTGGGACGGGCCGTTATCGGAGGGCTTCTAATGGCTACGCTTGCGACCCTTGTTTTCGTTCCCTTGATATACAGCCTTCTTCGCAAGAGGCCTCCCAAATCACAGGTTGAAATGGACATGCTCGTCGATCCGTGA
- a CDS encoding efflux RND transporter periplasmic adaptor subunit, with the protein MNSSEHTSESAEIDEAGTPSPPPRVAPWKLTLLLLCVSGVVTGVFFLGWLPKVEQHKVLAEEADQRANAVPQVRIINPETADVSIEVLLPGEIQAEEETVIFPRTSGYLKEWHVDIGDVVTKGQLLAEIDTPEVDQQLQEAMATVEQLKARRQVAETQLELARFTLGRLERLISANAASQQEYDERKAELAVAKHQVQVAEADIAAGMADLQRIKELQSFTKVYAPFDGTISERSIDLGQLVTSGNDQAQSLFRLLRTDRVRVIIHVPQLYASSIRNGDNAHLVVREMPNRTFAGHISRTAKAIDLQTRTMRVEVELKNTDGMLLPGSYVQVKLPVQRTDPPLIVPASALIFNADGAQLAVVNSQDVIELRHVVVEADQGGKLGIATGISASDRVVVNPGERLSNGLSVSIVEGIRNES; encoded by the coding sequence ATGAATAGTTCAGAACATACTTCCGAGTCCGCAGAAATTGATGAAGCAGGCACTCCTTCGCCCCCACCTCGCGTTGCGCCTTGGAAGCTAACTCTCTTGCTCTTGTGTGTCTCAGGCGTAGTTACCGGTGTGTTCTTTCTTGGATGGCTTCCCAAGGTAGAACAACATAAAGTACTCGCTGAGGAAGCAGATCAGCGGGCCAACGCAGTTCCGCAAGTGCGAATCATAAATCCTGAAACAGCGGATGTGTCGATAGAGGTGCTATTACCAGGGGAAATACAAGCTGAGGAGGAGACGGTAATTTTTCCAAGGACGAGCGGTTACTTGAAAGAGTGGCACGTTGATATTGGAGATGTTGTCACCAAGGGACAGCTTTTGGCAGAGATTGATACGCCAGAAGTTGATCAGCAACTTCAAGAGGCAATGGCAACCGTGGAGCAGCTAAAAGCACGGCGGCAAGTGGCGGAAACGCAACTAGAATTGGCTCGGTTCACATTGGGACGGCTGGAACGGCTTATTTCAGCCAACGCTGCTTCTCAGCAGGAATACGACGAACGCAAAGCTGAACTTGCTGTCGCCAAGCATCAGGTTCAAGTTGCCGAGGCCGATATCGCTGCAGGCATGGCGGATCTTCAGAGAATCAAAGAATTGCAATCGTTTACCAAGGTGTACGCGCCCTTTGATGGGACGATTTCAGAACGATCGATCGACCTTGGGCAATTGGTGACCTCCGGAAATGATCAAGCTCAATCGCTTTTTCGGCTTCTTCGAACAGACCGCGTACGAGTGATCATTCACGTTCCGCAACTCTATGCCTCAAGCATCCGCAACGGCGATAATGCTCATCTTGTAGTTCGTGAGATGCCAAATCGAACCTTTGCTGGGCATATCTCACGAACCGCGAAAGCGATTGATCTCCAGACACGCACTATGCGAGTTGAAGTCGAGCTAAAAAATACAGATGGCATGCTATTGCCAGGCTCGTACGTCCAAGTCAAACTGCCGGTTCAACGGACAGATCCACCCCTGATCGTTCCAGCTTCGGCGTTGATCTTTAATGCCGATGGTGCCCAGTTGGCAGTTGTCAATTCGCAAGATGTCATCGAGTTGCGACACGTCGTAGTCGAAGCAGATCAGGGCGGCAAGCTGGGAATCGCGACAGGTATTTCCGCCTCAGATCGCGTTGTAGTAAACCCTGGCGAACGCCTCTCTAATGGCCTGTCCGTATCTATCGTCGAGGGCATTCGTAACGAAAGTTGA
- a CDS encoding ATP-binding protein: MTIPGSSNDATSVDLTNCDREPIHLAGAVQPHGTLLAFQLGELTLQHRSANVSDWLKEVPEIGSALDSIFDAESTTLLRNVSMGIREVVRPLRLRPVSSKSSLPYSAAAHVYRGMLVVELELPKESNHSAEIIEELSLPLQLTRANQRLQSCRDLSQLYQVIADEMRDISGFDRVMLYRFAEDNHGEVIGESVVAGRESFLGLHYPATDIPEQARRLYILNTVRSIGDVNAEPVPITPNCNANAERPLDLSLSCFRAVSPIHIEYLQNMGVRASMSISIVIDNRLWGLIACHHYSAKPLRLEERAACEIMGLVVGNYLSAREQAGTNNERTERRASFHRVLELVTRTANMWQDTEELWPEMKKVVDANGLVIVSQRESQSFGSTPPLDAIPSIVNWAEGNEIEGAALRYTHSLAGELAESTGTTSLGTCCGCLAVPLFGPEVSWLLFFRDEYVSEVSWAGNPDKVAVKTDDGVRLSPRQSFEEWKTTVHQQSRRWTQVDRDMAEELRHGLVELLSLRAAELTRLNDELAKINADLDSFAYAASHDLREPLRGISQTVFLLQHELGSEIDENTSNRLQTLAKLSARMDELIQGLLRLSRAGQGNLEFERVSLQEVAEEAVEMVLGRPHPKDVLVTIENDMTLWADFLCIRELFTNLVSNALKYNEHDVKHLVIGASANVTADGKREAKVFVRDNGIGIAPELQQEVFQIFRRLHLPGEYGGGSGAGLAICEKIVLRHGGRIWIESQPGTGSTVCFTLEQVS, from the coding sequence ATGACAATTCCAGGATCCTCGAACGATGCAACCTCGGTCGACCTGACAAATTGCGATCGAGAGCCAATTCATTTAGCGGGAGCAGTCCAGCCACACGGGACGCTGCTTGCGTTTCAATTGGGAGAACTTACGCTCCAACATCGATCCGCCAATGTTTCGGATTGGCTCAAAGAAGTTCCAGAAATTGGAAGTGCTCTGGATTCAATCTTTGATGCAGAATCGACGACGTTGCTACGAAACGTATCGATGGGTATTCGCGAGGTTGTCCGTCCGTTACGTCTTCGTCCCGTTTCTTCTAAAAGTTCACTTCCCTATTCTGCGGCGGCCCACGTCTATCGTGGAATGCTGGTAGTTGAATTAGAGCTACCCAAGGAGTCGAACCATAGCGCGGAGATCATTGAAGAACTAAGTCTTCCGCTGCAATTGACGAGAGCGAACCAGAGGCTGCAAAGTTGCCGAGATCTTTCCCAGTTGTATCAGGTCATTGCAGATGAGATGCGAGACATCAGCGGATTTGACCGAGTGATGTTGTATCGATTTGCCGAAGATAACCATGGCGAGGTGATCGGCGAGTCGGTCGTTGCAGGACGGGAATCGTTCTTAGGTCTGCATTACCCTGCAACAGATATTCCAGAGCAGGCTCGACGTCTATACATTCTCAACACAGTTCGTTCCATCGGGGATGTTAACGCAGAACCAGTACCGATAACTCCTAACTGTAATGCGAATGCGGAGCGTCCGCTCGACTTGAGTCTTAGTTGTTTTCGGGCAGTGTCTCCGATTCATATTGAGTATTTGCAAAACATGGGTGTTCGGGCTTCGATGTCGATATCCATCGTCATCGACAATCGCCTGTGGGGACTAATCGCGTGCCATCATTACTCTGCAAAGCCTCTTCGATTGGAGGAACGAGCGGCCTGTGAGATTATGGGGCTCGTCGTCGGCAACTATCTTTCAGCTCGCGAACAGGCCGGAACCAACAACGAGAGAACGGAGCGTCGGGCAAGCTTTCACCGTGTCTTAGAATTGGTCACCCGAACTGCCAACATGTGGCAAGATACGGAAGAACTTTGGCCAGAGATGAAGAAAGTGGTCGACGCCAATGGACTGGTGATTGTCTCGCAAAGAGAATCCCAGAGTTTTGGTAGCACTCCACCACTGGATGCAATTCCTTCGATCGTTAATTGGGCCGAAGGAAATGAAATCGAAGGGGCTGCTCTACGATATACCCACAGTCTTGCTGGTGAACTTGCAGAGTCCACGGGTACTACTTCCCTAGGCACTTGTTGTGGCTGTTTGGCTGTCCCTTTATTTGGACCCGAGGTTAGTTGGCTGCTATTTTTTCGTGACGAATATGTCAGCGAAGTTAGCTGGGCAGGCAATCCCGATAAAGTGGCAGTAAAGACTGACGATGGGGTACGTCTTTCTCCGCGTCAATCATTTGAGGAATGGAAGACAACCGTACATCAGCAATCTCGGCGATGGACGCAAGTCGATCGAGACATGGCGGAAGAGCTACGTCACGGCCTCGTTGAGCTGCTTAGCTTACGTGCCGCCGAACTGACGCGACTAAATGATGAGCTCGCCAAGATCAATGCAGATCTCGATTCGTTTGCCTATGCAGCATCGCATGACTTACGAGAACCGCTGCGAGGAATTAGTCAGACCGTTTTTCTGCTGCAGCATGAACTTGGCTCAGAAATCGATGAGAACACGTCGAATCGACTTCAAACGCTGGCAAAGCTGTCGGCACGCATGGATGAACTGATTCAAGGGCTACTTCGTCTTTCTAGGGCCGGACAAGGTAACCTAGAATTCGAGCGAGTCAGTCTTCAGGAAGTCGCAGAGGAAGCTGTTGAGATGGTTCTTGGGCGGCCGCATCCTAAGGATGTTTTGGTCACAATCGAGAATGACATGACTCTCTGGGCCGATTTTCTTTGCATTCGAGAACTATTTACGAACCTTGTCTCGAATGCCCTCAAATACAACGAACATGACGTAAAGCATTTGGTAATAGGCGCTTCAGCAAATGTCACAGCGGACGGCAAACGCGAAGCCAAGGTATTTGTTCGAGACAATGGCATAGGAATTGCTCCTGAACTCCAGCAGGAAGTCTTTCAGATTTTCCGCCGTCTCCATTTGCCAGGAGAGTATGGTGGGGGATCTGGGGCAGGACTGGCAATTTGCGAGAAGATTGTCTTGCGTCATGGTGGAAGAATCTGGATTGAATCCCAACCAGGAACTGGTTCCACCGTTTGTTTCACCTTGGAACAGGTAAGCTAA
- a CDS encoding response regulator, giving the protein MSPVVVCFIEDSDLDYEMGMMAISLENPSAQVIRAIGCPDGQKLLAENAPQLIFLDLNLARCNGLELLRHISERYPDRLKSVVVFTTSSNPQDRAMALNLGAADFQVKSTDPNTYLKTVQSIASRLLN; this is encoded by the coding sequence ATGTCACCCGTTGTCGTTTGTTTCATTGAAGACAGTGATCTGGACTATGAAATGGGGATGATGGCCATTAGCTTGGAGAACCCCTCCGCTCAGGTCATCCGTGCGATCGGCTGCCCTGACGGCCAGAAGCTGCTCGCTGAGAACGCTCCTCAACTGATTTTCTTAGATCTAAATCTTGCCCGTTGTAATGGTTTGGAGTTGCTCCGCCATATTTCCGAGCGGTATCCAGACCGTCTGAAGAGTGTCGTGGTATTTACGACGTCGTCCAACCCACAAGATCGTGCGATGGCGTTAAACTTAGGGGCTGCAGATTTCCAGGTTAAATCCACCGATCCAAATACCTACTTGAAGACGGTGCAGAGCATCGCGTCGAGATTATTGAACTAG
- a CDS encoding sulfatase, which translates to MIRVYVATVLVFLSFSSFLLAAEATQSRPNILFIFSDDHAIKAISSYGGELSSVAPTPNIDRLAEEGVLFRNSFCANSICGPSRATILTGKHSHKNGFMRNTGMGLDQSQWTIAKTLQESGYNTAVIGKWHLKTDPLGFDHWEVLPGQGNYYNPVFIQQDGSTKRFEGYVTDLTADKSIAWLENRDRNKPFFLMCQHKAPHRTFAPPIRLLDAFDGVEIPEPTTLFDDYSNRSSTLLGNEMEIDRHLDWAYDLKVRKDERGNVTLPKPDRYGTPEYNRMTESQKKAWDAHFSPQNQAFLSDFAAGKLSKKEIVRWKYQRYMRNYLSTVRAVDENVGRLIDYLDDSGQSDNTIVIYSSDQGFYLGEHGWYDKRWMFEESFRMPLIVRWPGVAKPKSQPDQLVQNIDYAPTFLEIAGLQIPKEIQGHSLVPILKGESVPWRDSLYYAYYELGEHAVPQHFGVRTERYKLIHFPVSDEWNLFDLQKDPHEMRSIYDEPSASELRESMKNEYYRLRELYDAPPLPQRTARN; encoded by the coding sequence ATGATTCGCGTTTATGTAGCAACCGTTTTAGTATTTCTATCGTTCAGTTCGTTCTTGCTTGCTGCGGAGGCCACGCAGAGTCGCCCGAACATTTTGTTCATTTTCTCAGACGATCATGCAATTAAGGCTATCTCGTCATACGGAGGTGAGCTTTCCAGTGTTGCTCCGACACCAAATATTGACCGACTTGCGGAAGAAGGTGTGTTGTTTCGCAACTCGTTTTGCGCGAATTCTATCTGTGGGCCGTCCCGTGCGACGATCTTGACTGGTAAGCATAGCCACAAAAATGGGTTCATGCGAAACACCGGTATGGGCTTGGATCAATCTCAGTGGACAATTGCTAAGACGCTTCAAGAATCGGGTTACAACACGGCGGTGATCGGCAAATGGCACTTAAAGACGGATCCGCTCGGGTTTGACCACTGGGAAGTATTGCCAGGGCAGGGCAACTACTACAATCCTGTCTTCATTCAACAGGATGGATCCACTAAGCGGTTTGAAGGGTACGTTACTGATCTCACGGCCGACAAATCAATCGCTTGGTTGGAAAACCGAGATCGGAATAAACCCTTTTTCCTCATGTGCCAGCACAAGGCACCTCATCGAACGTTTGCTCCTCCGATTCGCCTCCTAGACGCTTTCGATGGCGTTGAAATCCCTGAGCCAACCACGCTTTTCGATGACTACTCCAACCGAAGCAGTACGTTACTTGGAAATGAAATGGAGATTGATCGACATCTCGACTGGGCTTACGACTTGAAAGTCCGAAAAGATGAACGAGGCAACGTTACCCTGCCAAAGCCTGACCGCTATGGGACGCCAGAATACAATCGTATGACTGAAAGTCAAAAAAAGGCTTGGGACGCGCATTTCTCACCCCAGAATCAGGCTTTCCTGAGTGACTTTGCCGCTGGCAAGCTTTCCAAGAAAGAAATTGTTCGTTGGAAATACCAGCGCTACATGCGTAACTATCTTTCGACTGTCAGAGCTGTTGATGAGAACGTTGGGCGATTGATCGATTACTTAGACGATAGCGGACAATCTGACAATACGATCGTGATTTACTCCTCTGATCAAGGTTTTTATCTCGGCGAACATGGCTGGTACGATAAACGCTGGATGTTTGAAGAATCGTTTCGGATGCCACTAATTGTACGCTGGCCAGGCGTTGCTAAACCGAAATCACAACCTGATCAACTCGTTCAAAACATCGACTACGCGCCTACTTTTTTGGAGATAGCGGGACTGCAGATTCCTAAAGAGATTCAAGGCCATTCCCTGGTTCCAATTCTGAAAGGGGAATCGGTACCGTGGCGAGATTCACTCTACTACGCATATTACGAACTTGGTGAGCATGCAGTACCACAGCATTTCGGCGTTCGAACCGAGCGATACAAACTGATCCATTTTCCTGTCAGTGACGAATGGAATCTGTTTGACTTGCAGAAAGATCCACACGAGATGAGAAGCATCTATGATGAGCCTTCTGCCTCCGAGCTCCGCGAATCGATGAAGAACGAATACTACCGTTTGCGTGAACTCTACGACGCTCCGCCGTTGCCTCAAAGGACGGCTCGAAACTAA